A single genomic interval of Pseudomonas sp. TH06 harbors:
- a CDS encoding cytosine permease, with amino-acid sequence MNNNNNDQSLTQIETHGVEQIPDNERTAGPTDLFRMIFGGSNTFATAVLGSFPVLFGLSFQAGVWAIVLGVLLGSLILAPMGLFGPINGTNNAVSSGAHFGVHGRIVGSFLSLLTAIAFFSLSVWSSGDALIGGAKRLIGLPETDLTLGLAYGLFAILVLTVCIYGFRFLLWVNKIAVWSASLLFLLGIFAFAGPFDVNYAGTVNLGQPGFWAAFIGAALVAMSNPISFGAFLGDWSRYIPRDTSKQRIMAAVVLSQIATFIPFLFGLTTATIVAIKAPDYIAANNYVGGLLAVSPSWFFLPVCLIAVIGGMSTGTTSLYGTGLDMSSVFPRVLSRVKATLLIGVLSIAFIFIGRFAANLVQSVSTFAVLIITCTTPWMVIMIIGLLVRRGFYCPDDLQVFTRGEQGGRYWFNHGWNWRGLGAWIPSAAVGLCFVNLPGQFVGPLGEMAGGIDISLPVTLGLASVVYLTLLSLFPEPREVFGPTDARREAAVKPQLRQAA; translated from the coding sequence ATGAATAACAACAACAACGACCAAAGCCTTACGCAGATTGAAACCCACGGGGTCGAACAGATCCCGGACAACGAACGCACCGCAGGCCCGACGGACTTGTTCCGGATGATCTTCGGTGGTTCGAATACCTTTGCCACCGCCGTGCTCGGCAGTTTCCCGGTGTTGTTCGGCCTGTCTTTTCAGGCGGGCGTCTGGGCGATTGTGCTGGGCGTGCTGCTTGGCTCGCTGATCCTCGCACCGATGGGCCTGTTCGGTCCGATCAACGGCACCAACAATGCCGTGTCGTCCGGTGCGCACTTCGGCGTGCACGGGCGCATCGTCGGCTCGTTCCTGTCGTTGTTGACCGCTATCGCGTTTTTCTCGCTCTCGGTGTGGAGTTCGGGGGATGCGCTGATCGGGGGTGCAAAACGCCTGATCGGCCTGCCGGAAACCGACCTGACTTTGGGCCTGGCCTACGGTCTGTTCGCGATTCTGGTACTGACCGTGTGCATCTACGGCTTCCGCTTTTTGCTGTGGGTGAACAAGATCGCGGTGTGGAGCGCCAGCCTGTTGTTCCTGCTGGGTATCTTCGCCTTCGCCGGTCCGTTCGACGTCAACTACGCCGGTACTGTGAACCTCGGTCAGCCGGGTTTCTGGGCGGCGTTCATCGGAGCTGCTCTAGTCGCCATGAGCAACCCGATTTCCTTCGGTGCGTTCCTCGGCGACTGGTCGCGCTACATCCCGCGTGACACCTCCAAGCAACGGATCATGGCCGCCGTCGTGCTGTCGCAGATCGCCACGTTCATCCCGTTCCTGTTCGGCCTGACCACCGCGACCATCGTTGCGATCAAGGCGCCGGACTACATCGCGGCGAACAACTATGTGGGCGGTTTGCTGGCGGTATCGCCGAGCTGGTTCTTCCTGCCGGTGTGCCTGATTGCGGTGATCGGCGGCATGTCCACCGGCACCACCTCGCTGTATGGCACCGGGCTGGACATGTCCAGCGTGTTCCCGCGCGTGCTGTCCCGCGTGAAAGCGACGCTGCTGATCGGCGTACTGTCGATTGCCTTCATCTTCATCGGGCGCTTTGCGGCGAACCTGGTGCAGAGCGTGTCGACCTTCGCCGTGCTGATCATCACCTGCACCACCCCGTGGATGGTGATCATGATCATCGGTCTGCTGGTGCGTCGCGGCTTCTACTGCCCGGATGACCTGCAAGTGTTCACTCGCGGCGAACAGGGCGGACGCTACTGGTTCAACCACGGCTGGAACTGGCGTGGTCTGGGCGCATGGATTCCGAGCGCGGCAGTCGGCCTGTGCTTCGTCAATCTGCCGGGGCAGTTCGTCGGCCCGCTGGGTGAAATGGCCGGCGGCATCGACATCAGTTTGCCGGTGACTTTGGGTCTGGCTTCGGTGGTGTATCTGACCCTGCTGAGCCTGTTCCCGGAACCGCGCGAAGTGTTCGGCCCGACGGATGCCCGGCGTGAAGCCGCAGTAAAACCTCAACTGCGTCAGGCCGCCTGA
- a CDS encoding nuclear transport factor 2 family protein produces the protein MNERDQVLQAAADLVSAFARNDREAYFGAFSADASFVFYTLEQPLLSRDAYQALWDSWRAEDGFEVLACTSSNAFVSLQGDVAIFIHDVATELRMQGEQHFSQERETIVFKKQASSLEQQGHWLACHEHLSAMPEGLPSP, from the coding sequence ATGAACGAACGTGATCAGGTTTTGCAAGCGGCCGCCGATCTGGTGTCCGCCTTCGCCCGCAACGATCGCGAAGCTTACTTCGGTGCGTTCAGCGCCGACGCCAGCTTCGTCTTCTACACCCTCGAACAGCCTCTGCTGTCGCGCGATGCCTATCAGGCCTTGTGGGACAGCTGGCGCGCCGAGGATGGCTTCGAGGTGCTTGCGTGCACCTCGAGCAACGCCTTCGTCAGCCTGCAAGGTGACGTGGCGATTTTCATCCATGACGTGGCCACCGAGCTGCGCATGCAAGGGGAGCAACACTTCAGCCAGGAGCGCGAGACGATTGTTTTCAAGAAACAAGCGTCGAGCCTAGAACAACAAGGCCATTGGCTGGCCTGCCATGAACATTTGTCCGCAATGCCGGAAGGGCTGCCATCCCCTTAG
- the speB gene encoding agmatinase, which translates to MDKILHQPLGGNEMPRFGGIATMLRLPHLSTAAGLDAAFVGVPLDIGTSLRPGTRFGPRDIRTESVMIRPYNMATGAAPFDSLSVADIGDVAINTFNLLDAVRIIEEAYDNILEHNVIPMTLGGDHTITLPILRAIHKKHGKVGLVHIDAHADVNDHMFGEKIAHGTTFRRAVEEGLLDCDRVVQIGLRAQGYTADDFNWSRDQGFRVVQAEECWHKSLAPLMAEVREKVGGGPVYLSFDIDGIDPAWAPGTGTPEIGGLTTIQAIEIVRGCQGLDLIGCDLVEVSPAYDTTGNTSLLAANLLYEMLCVLPGVVHR; encoded by the coding sequence GTGGACAAGATTCTTCACCAACCACTGGGCGGCAACGAAATGCCGCGCTTCGGCGGCATCGCCACCATGCTCCGACTCCCACATCTATCCACTGCTGCCGGTCTGGACGCTGCCTTCGTTGGCGTGCCGCTGGACATCGGTACTTCGCTGCGTCCCGGCACCCGCTTCGGGCCACGCGACATCCGCACCGAATCGGTGATGATCCGCCCGTACAACATGGCCACCGGCGCTGCGCCGTTCGACTCGTTGTCGGTTGCGGACATCGGTGACGTGGCGATCAACACGTTCAACCTGCTCGACGCCGTGCGCATCATCGAAGAAGCCTACGACAACATCCTTGAACACAACGTGATCCCGATGACCCTGGGTGGCGACCACACCATCACCCTGCCGATCCTGCGTGCGATTCATAAAAAGCACGGCAAGGTCGGTCTGGTGCACATCGACGCCCACGCTGACGTCAACGATCACATGTTTGGCGAGAAAATCGCCCACGGCACGACCTTCCGTCGCGCCGTCGAAGAAGGCCTTCTGGACTGCGACCGCGTGGTGCAAATTGGTCTGCGCGCGCAGGGCTACACGGCTGACGACTTCAACTGGAGCCGCGATCAGGGCTTCCGCGTGGTTCAAGCCGAAGAGTGCTGGCACAAATCGCTGGCACCGCTGATGGCCGAAGTGCGCGAGAAAGTCGGCGGCGGTCCGGTGTATCTGAGCTTCGATATCGACGGCATCGACCCGGCCTGGGCACCTGGCACCGGCACCCCGGAAATCGGTGGCCTGACGACCATTCAGGCGATTGAGATCGTTCGCGGCTGCCAAGGCCTCGACCTGATCGGTTGCGATCTGGTAGAAGTCTCGCCCGCTTACGACACCACCGGCAACACCTCGCTGCTGGCCGCCAACCTGCTGTACGAAATGCTCTGCGTACTGCCTGGCGTGGTTCATCGCTGA
- a CDS encoding LysR family transcriptional regulator: MANALPDLKLLRIFVSVVRHQGFANAQQELNLSTSAISTYMSQLEAALGLVLCHRGRGGFSLTSKGELFHQETLRLLAELEGFEQYAAALKGELRGTLNLGVIDSTVSDKALPFAEAIGAYSQEHPAVHLHLSVMSPYELQLGVQDNRLDLAIGAFSTRMSGLVYMPLYREQHWLYCSSRHPLFNERRIPEQVITQQRMVGRGYWSQAELARHGFKHSAATVESMEAQLILVLSGAYIGYLPEHYAQAWADKGDLRVLLPATFGYQAPFSMIMRRGRSREPLIQTFRDLLKAQLNQA; encoded by the coding sequence ATGGCCAACGCTTTACCCGACCTGAAACTGTTGCGCATCTTCGTCAGCGTCGTGCGCCATCAGGGTTTTGCCAACGCGCAGCAGGAACTCAACCTGTCGACCTCGGCAATCAGCACCTACATGAGCCAGCTCGAAGCCGCGCTCGGTCTGGTGTTGTGCCATCGCGGGCGCGGCGGGTTCAGCCTGACTAGCAAGGGCGAGCTGTTTCATCAGGAGACCCTGCGCCTGCTCGCCGAACTCGAAGGTTTCGAGCAATACGCCGCCGCGCTCAAGGGCGAATTGCGCGGCACGCTCAACCTCGGGGTGATCGACTCCACCGTCAGTGACAAGGCCCTGCCGTTCGCCGAAGCCATCGGCGCCTACAGTCAGGAACACCCGGCGGTGCATTTGCATCTGTCGGTGATGAGCCCGTATGAGCTGCAACTCGGCGTGCAGGACAACCGTCTCGATCTGGCCATCGGTGCGTTCTCGACGCGCATGAGCGGTCTGGTCTACATGCCGCTGTACCGCGAGCAGCACTGGCTGTATTGCAGCAGTCGGCACCCGTTGTTCAACGAGCGGCGCATTCCCGAGCAAGTCATCACCCAGCAACGCATGGTCGGGCGTGGGTACTGGAGTCAGGCCGAATTGGCCCGCCACGGCTTCAAACACAGCGCCGCCACCGTGGAAAGTATGGAAGCGCAGCTGATTCTGGTGCTGTCCGGCGCCTACATCGGCTATTTGCCGGAGCACTACGCTCAGGCCTGGGCCGACAAGGGTGACTTGCGCGTGCTGCTACCGGCGACCTTCGGTTATCAGGCGCCGTTTTCAATGATCATGCGCCGTGGCCGCAGCCGCGAGCCGCTGATCCAGACCTTCCGCGATTTACTCAAAGCCCAGCTCAATCAGGCCTAA
- a CDS encoding DTW domain-containing protein yields the protein MSRPQCPRCLRPQTHCLCALIPSLDSRTRVLLLQHPSEVSHALNTARLAALGLTNAELIVGEVFEDLPTLLNRPGYRTRLLFPADDAQPMQAYGESDEPLLLVVPDGTWRKARKMLHLNPLLAALPRVTLAQGGVSRYRLRKAPGPGALSTIEAIVQALETLEAPTTFAPLLKPFEALIEGQIAAMGEEVFQRNHGDR from the coding sequence ATGTCCAGACCTCAATGCCCGCGCTGCCTGCGCCCCCAGACTCATTGCCTGTGCGCGCTGATTCCCAGTCTCGACAGCCGCACCCGTGTGTTGCTGTTGCAGCATCCGAGCGAGGTCAGTCATGCGCTCAATACTGCGCGGTTGGCGGCGCTGGGTTTGACCAATGCCGAGCTGATTGTCGGCGAGGTGTTCGAGGATTTGCCGACGTTGCTGAACCGGCCGGGGTATCGGACGCGGTTATTGTTTCCGGCGGACGATGCGCAGCCGATGCAGGCGTATGGCGAGTCTGACGAACCGTTGCTTTTGGTGGTGCCCGACGGCACTTGGCGCAAGGCGCGCAAGATGTTGCACCTCAATCCGCTGCTGGCGGCGTTGCCACGGGTGACGCTGGCGCAGGGTGGGGTTTCGCGCTATCGGCTGCGCAAGGCGCCGGGGCCGGGAGCGTTGTCGACGATTGAGGCGATTGTGCAGGCGTTGGAAACCCTCGAAGCCCCGACCACGTTTGCGCCGTTGCTCAAGCCGTTCGAAGCGTTGATCGAGGGGCAGATTGCGGCGATGGGGGAGGAGGTTTTTCAGCGTAATCATGGAGATAGATAA
- a CDS encoding HlyD family type I secretion periplasmic adaptor subunit has translation MSASSDSKSRGYFDSFGKSAEAEYMPETAGASLQDSPRWSRITVWLAAGLLISALVWAKFAVLEEVTMGEGKAIPSSKVQVIQNLEGGIVTEIFVREGQMVNKGDTLLRLDDTRFLSNKGESEADRYALTAQVERLSAESEGRPFKLSDEVIAKAPQVAEDERSLYDQRQRRLASEQRTLSEQLRQKTQELAEFRSKQGQFSSSLALLQQEMNMSEPLVKTGAVSPVEILRLKRSAVEIRGSLNATTLAIPRAESAIAEIRSKIDESEQTFRSEAAKELNEKRTDLSKITASSIAIDDRVSRTTVTSPVHGVIKQLKVNTIGGVVQPGSDMVEIVPLEDNLLIEAKVRPQDVAFLHPGQKAMVKFSAYDYTIYGGLSAKLELIGADTITDDKGNSFYLIQVRTDKNHLGGDVKPLLIIPGMVATVDIITGEKSVLDYLLKPVLKARTEAMRER, from the coding sequence ATGTCGGCTTCTTCAGATAGCAAATCACGCGGCTACTTCGACAGTTTCGGCAAAAGCGCCGAAGCCGAGTACATGCCGGAAACCGCCGGCGCTTCGTTGCAGGACTCGCCGCGCTGGTCGCGGATCACCGTGTGGCTGGCGGCGGGATTGCTGATCTCGGCGCTGGTCTGGGCCAAATTCGCGGTGCTGGAAGAAGTGACCATGGGTGAAGGCAAGGCGATTCCGTCGAGCAAGGTCCAGGTGATCCAGAACCTTGAGGGCGGGATCGTCACTGAAATCTTTGTCCGCGAGGGGCAAATGGTCAACAAGGGCGACACCCTGCTGCGCCTGGATGACACGCGGTTTCTGTCGAACAAGGGTGAGAGCGAGGCCGATCGCTATGCACTGACGGCGCAGGTCGAACGGCTGTCGGCGGAATCCGAGGGCCGGCCGTTCAAGCTCTCCGATGAAGTGATCGCCAAAGCACCGCAAGTGGCTGAGGACGAGCGCTCGCTGTATGACCAGCGCCAGCGGCGGTTGGCCAGCGAACAACGCACGCTCAGCGAACAGCTGCGGCAAAAGACTCAGGAACTGGCCGAGTTCCGCTCCAAGCAAGGCCAGTTCAGTTCAAGTCTGGCGCTGTTGCAGCAAGAAATGAACATGTCCGAACCGCTGGTGAAAACCGGTGCGGTGTCCCCCGTGGAAATCCTCCGGCTCAAGCGCAGCGCGGTGGAAATTCGCGGTTCCTTGAACGCGACGACCCTGGCGATTCCCCGGGCCGAATCGGCGATTGCCGAGATCCGCAGCAAGATCGACGAGTCCGAGCAGACCTTCCGCTCCGAGGCTGCCAAAGAGCTGAACGAGAAACGCACCGACCTGTCGAAAATCACCGCCAGCAGCATCGCCATCGACGACCGCGTCAGCCGCACCACAGTGACCTCGCCGGTCCACGGGGTGATCAAGCAGCTCAAGGTCAACACCATCGGCGGCGTGGTCCAGCCGGGTAGCGACATGGTCGAAATCGTGCCGCTGGAAGACAACCTGTTGATCGAAGCCAAGGTGCGTCCGCAGGATGTGGCGTTCCTGCATCCGGGCCAGAAAGCTATGGTCAAGTTCAGCGCCTACGACTACACGATCTACGGCGGATTGAGTGCGAAACTGGAGCTGATCGGCGCCGACACCATTACCGATGACAAGGGCAACAGCTTCTATCTGATTCAGGTGCGAACCGATAAAAACCATTTGGGCGGGGATGTGAAACCGCTGCTGATCATTCCGGGGATGGTGGCGACGGTGGACATTATTACCGGGGAGAAAAGTGTTTTGGATTACCTGCTGAAACCGGTGCTGAAGGCGCGGACCGAGGCGATGCGCGAGCGCTAG
- a CDS encoding type I secretion system permease/ATPase, which translates to MTSMEPGHSGIDPRLSFDDPLLDGLLILCKLHGATVSRASLSAGLPLNKQRLSLDLLPRAAARAGLQARLLRRDLKDISPLNLPILLLLNDGRTAVLRRFGDDGKALILPSEADGGEQWVSREELTEHYSGQALFARPRHELEDLRSPLVPRVHAWFRDTLKLSKWLYSDAILASFLINLLGLMVPLFVMQTYDRVVPNQATSTLWVLSIGLLIGTGFELVLRVVRAHLLDTAGKKTDVILSATLFERITGMSMKARPATIGGFAQSIHDFQGLREFLTAVTLTSLIDLPFVVLMLVVIGLLGGWLVVIPLLAFPITIIFALAIQVRLRDTVQKSLSLGAERQALLIETLGGLETLKACSAESERQHKWESTHGALTRLDSHARNLSALATNGTLFIQQFSGMATIVAGVYSIIAGNLSVGALVASYMLGSRVLAPLGQIAGLITRYQQAQLTMKSTDALMGLPQERDGKQRPLERTQLQGALDVSGVTFHYNGQNAPALSNVSFSLKPGERVGIIGRSGSGKSTLARLVMGFYEPEEGQLLLDGLDLRQLDVADLRQQIGYVAHDLPLLAGSLRDNLTLGARYISDSRMLEVAELTGVTELARQHPQGFDRPVGERGQLLSGGQRQAVLLARALLLDPPIMLLDEPTSAMDNSSEDQLRQKLHDWVQGKTLLLVTHRTSMLSLVDRLLVLDNGRVVADGPKEAVIDALRKGRVGSAAV; encoded by the coding sequence ATGACCAGCATGGAACCCGGCCATTCCGGGATCGATCCGCGGCTGAGCTTCGATGATCCGTTACTCGACGGTCTGTTGATCCTCTGCAAACTCCATGGCGCGACGGTCAGTCGCGCCAGCCTGAGTGCCGGGCTGCCCCTGAACAAACAACGCCTGAGCCTCGATCTGCTGCCCCGCGCAGCCGCCCGGGCCGGGTTGCAGGCGCGTTTGCTGCGCCGTGATCTGAAAGACATCTCGCCACTGAACCTGCCAATCCTGTTGTTGCTCAACGACGGCCGCACCGCAGTGTTGCGGCGTTTCGGCGACGACGGCAAAGCGCTGATCCTGCCCAGCGAAGCCGATGGCGGCGAGCAATGGGTCAGCCGCGAAGAACTCACCGAGCATTACAGCGGCCAGGCATTGTTTGCCCGGCCACGGCATGAACTCGAAGACCTGCGCTCACCGCTGGTGCCGCGCGTGCATGCGTGGTTTCGCGACACCTTGAAGCTGTCGAAATGGCTGTACAGCGACGCGATCCTCGCCAGTTTCCTGATCAACCTTCTGGGCCTGATGGTGCCGCTGTTCGTCATGCAGACGTACGACCGCGTGGTGCCAAACCAGGCCACTTCAACCTTGTGGGTGTTGTCGATCGGGCTGCTGATCGGCACCGGTTTCGAACTGGTGTTGCGGGTGGTGCGCGCGCACCTGCTGGACACCGCCGGCAAGAAAACCGATGTGATCCTTTCCGCGACGTTGTTCGAACGCATCACCGGCATGTCGATGAAGGCGCGGCCGGCGACCATCGGCGGTTTTGCACAAAGCATTCATGACTTCCAGGGCCTGCGCGAATTCCTCACGGCAGTGACCCTGACCAGCCTGATCGACCTGCCCTTCGTTGTATTGATGCTGGTGGTGATCGGCCTGCTCGGCGGTTGGCTGGTGGTGATTCCGCTGCTGGCGTTCCCGATCACGATCATCTTTGCCCTGGCGATTCAGGTACGTCTGCGCGACACCGTGCAGAAGAGTTTGAGCCTCGGCGCCGAACGTCAGGCCTTGCTGATCGAAACCCTCGGTGGCCTGGAAACCCTCAAGGCTTGCAGCGCCGAAAGCGAGCGCCAGCACAAGTGGGAAAGCACCCACGGCGCCCTCACCCGCCTCGATAGCCATGCGCGCAATCTGTCGGCGCTGGCCACCAACGGCACGCTGTTCATCCAGCAGTTTTCCGGGATGGCGACGATTGTCGCCGGGGTCTACAGCATCATCGCCGGCAATCTCAGTGTCGGTGCGCTGGTTGCCAGTTACATGCTCGGTAGCCGCGTGCTTGCGCCGTTGGGGCAGATCGCCGGGCTGATCACCCGCTATCAGCAAGCGCAACTGACGATGAAAAGCACCGATGCACTGATGGGCCTGCCTCAGGAGCGTGACGGCAAGCAGCGGCCGCTGGAACGTACGCAACTGCAAGGCGCGCTGGACGTCAGCGGTGTGACGTTCCATTACAACGGCCAGAATGCGCCGGCCCTGAGCAATGTCAGCTTCAGCCTGAAACCCGGCGAACGGGTCGGCATCATCGGCCGCAGCGGTTCGGGCAAAAGCACCCTGGCGCGGCTGGTGATGGGTTTCTATGAACCGGAGGAAGGCCAGTTGCTGCTGGACGGTCTGGACCTGCGGCAACTGGACGTCGCCGACCTGCGCCAGCAGATCGGTTATGTCGCCCACGACCTGCCCCTGTTGGCCGGCAGCCTGCGCGACAACCTGACCCTCGGCGCGCGCTACATCAGCGACTCACGCATGCTCGAAGTCGCCGAACTGACCGGCGTCACCGAACTCGCCCGTCAGCACCCGCAAGGCTTCGACCGCCCGGTCGGTGAGCGCGGGCAATTGCTCTCCGGCGGACAACGCCAGGCCGTGTTGCTGGCGCGGGCCTTGCTGCTCGACCCACCGATCATGCTGCTCGACGAACCCACCAGCGCCATGGACAACAGCAGCGAAGACCAATTGCGCCAGAAGCTGCACGACTGGGTACAAGGCAAAACCCTGCTGCTGGTCACCCACCGCACCTCGATGCTGAGTCTGGTGGACCGGTTGTTGGTACTGGACAACGGCCGGGTCGTCGCCGACGGCCCGAAAGAAGCAGTCATCGATGCACTGCGCAAGGGCCGCGTCGGCTCGGCGGCGGTGTAG
- a CDS encoding TolC family outer membrane protein yields MRVLTPLCSAVLLAMACTSQAQAMNLTEAIQSTIATHPELASRVDAKLSADEQVKVARGGFYPSVDLNAAYGRGYSDNTNTRSLTPSGHNTEILNYTQSELRLRQMLFDGFNTANEVERTKGVSNSRAYYAQGTAQDLALRTIEVYLEVLKRRELVTLAKNNLQAHLRVNDQIGLRTERGIGSTADSDQSVARKALAQNNLDTAEVDLADAESNFYSVVGRMPDELETPASTRGELPTSLPEAQQSMVENNPYLKSAQADVQSAESQYEVAKSPFYPRFDAEAAVGANNNVQGDEGHDNEWRVGVVMNYNLFRGGSDKARLASDAHQINQAMDIRNNALRQLNENIHLAWNAMVNAKKQTPTAREYAETTKRVRAAYQDQFGLGQRTLLDLLDSENELYNANRRYTEIRYTEEYSMYRVLANMGQLLSKQRVVLPADAIAATEVKNEARLPELK; encoded by the coding sequence ATGCGCGTTCTAACCCCCCTCTGCAGCGCGGTTTTGCTGGCCATGGCTTGCACTTCTCAAGCCCAGGCCATGAACCTCACCGAGGCGATCCAAAGCACGATTGCCACCCACCCGGAACTTGCTTCGCGCGTGGACGCCAAACTGTCGGCCGATGAACAAGTCAAAGTCGCCAGGGGTGGCTTCTATCCGTCGGTCGACCTGAATGCTGCTTACGGGCGCGGCTACAGCGATAACACCAACACCCGGTCGCTGACACCCAGCGGTCACAACACCGAAATTCTCAACTACACCCAGTCCGAACTGCGTCTGCGGCAAATGCTCTTCGACGGTTTCAACACTGCCAACGAAGTTGAACGCACCAAAGGCGTGTCCAACTCGCGCGCGTACTACGCGCAAGGCACCGCCCAGGATCTGGCCCTGCGCACCATCGAGGTCTACCTCGAAGTGCTCAAGCGCCGCGAACTGGTGACCCTGGCCAAGAACAACCTGCAAGCGCACTTGCGCGTCAACGATCAGATCGGCCTGCGTACCGAGCGTGGCATCGGCAGCACCGCTGACTCCGACCAGTCGGTGGCCCGTAAGGCGTTGGCACAGAACAACCTCGACACCGCCGAAGTCGACCTGGCCGACGCCGAATCGAACTTCTACAGCGTGGTCGGACGCATGCCCGATGAGCTGGAAACCCCGGCCTCGACCCGCGGCGAGTTGCCCACCTCCCTGCCGGAAGCTCAGCAGAGCATGGTCGAGAACAACCCATACCTGAAATCCGCGCAGGCCGATGTGCAATCGGCCGAGAGCCAGTACGAAGTGGCCAAATCACCTTTCTATCCACGCTTCGACGCCGAAGCGGCGGTGGGCGCCAACAACAACGTGCAAGGCGATGAGGGTCACGACAATGAATGGCGTGTAGGTGTGGTGATGAACTACAACCTGTTCCGTGGTGGCAGCGACAAGGCGCGACTGGCCTCCGATGCGCACCAGATCAATCAGGCCATGGACATCCGTAACAACGCCCTGCGTCAGCTCAACGAGAACATTCACCTGGCCTGGAACGCCATGGTCAACGCTAAGAAACAGACCCCGACCGCCCGCGAATATGCCGAAACCACCAAGCGTGTACGTGCCGCGTATCAGGATCAGTTCGGCCTCGGCCAACGTACCCTGCTCGACTTGCTCGACAGCGAAAACGAGCTCTACAACGCCAACCGCCGCTACACCGAAATTCGCTACACCGAGGAATATTCGATGTACCGCGTGCTGGCGAACATGGGCCAGTTGTTGAGCAAACAACGGGTGGTGCTGCCTGCCGACGCGATTGCCGCGACCGAGGTGAAAAATGAAGCACGCCTGCCTGAGCTGAAGTAA